In Myxococcales bacterium, the DNA window ACTGGCTATCCGGGTCGCGCTCTCATCCCCTCGAGATCCTCGTCAACCAGACGGTGGAGTATGCCCCCATCGTCCTCCTCGGTGCGCACCCCGAGGTCGCGCTCGTCAAGGGCGTCCTAGACGCGACGTGGGGAATGTTCATTCATTCGAACATCGACGTTCGTCTGGGGGTGCTTCAATACGTCATCAACGGCCCGGAGATGCATCGGTGGCACCACTCCTCGGACGAGGGGTTGGGGCCCGAGAACAAGGGGGTCAACTTCGCGACCAAGATCGCGGTCTGGGACTGGCTGTTCGGCACGGGATACCTCCCCGCCGGGAAGAAGCCCGAGACCTACGGCATCTATGGGAATCCTGACTTCCCGAAAGGGTATCTCGGGCAGATCGTCCATGCGTTTCGGCCGTTTCCGCGCCCGAAGGACGTCGCCCAGGAGGCCGCCGAGTAGGCGGCTCCTTCGAGTGCACTCTCTTCGCGGGGCCATCACACGATGGGCCCTCTCGGTCGGGCTCGTTCTCGCGCCCGGGGCCGCACGCGCCGCCATGGCGACGGGATCGCCCGAAGTCGACGGAGGGAGCGCGGATCCTCCCTCACCAGAGGCGAGCGCCGACGCGGGCCCCCGGAGCGCCATCCCGTCGGCTGTCGTACTGGGCGCGACATCCTCCGCCGAGGCCGTGGGCCCCGCTGCGGCCCCGCCCGAGCCACGCGATCTGGCTACGCGCCCGACGAGCTCCGGAGGGGGCTCGGACGACCGAAAGACGGAGTGGGCCGCGCTCCCGGTGCTCGGCGGCGGGTCGGATATCGGCGTGCTCTTCGGCGCGACCGCGGTCATCACGGGGGTCGGCGGCGAGACGAAACCCTACCGTTGGCAGCTCGACGTCATCGCGTCGACCAGCGTCAAGAGCGGGCCCCGAGGCGCCGAGCTCGTCCAACAGGGGTGGGGCGGGAGGCTCGACGTGCCGCGGATCTTCGGGACTCGCTACCGCTACACCTTCGGGGCGTTCTACAGCCGCACGGTCAACGAGCTCTATTTTGGAGTCGGCAACCAAGCGGCGCCCGATCCCTCGACGGTGACGAGCGCAACCCTTGGGCTAGGCCAGTATGTCAACGAGGAGGTGCGCATCCGAAACGTCCTCCGCTTCCCGCTCGTGGCCGAGGCGGTCGCCTCGAATCGCGCCAACGAGACCTGGACGGGTCAGGTGGGCCTCCAACTCCGCGCGCTGCACGCTCAACCCTATGCCGGTTCGTTCCTCGCGAACGACCTCGCCGCGCGCACCTCTTCGGGTGAACGTGTCATCCAAGGGGAAGGGCTCCAGGGCGTGCTCGTTCCTTCTCTCGGAGTCCTCTACGACACCCGCGACCGTGAGGTGCTCACTCGTACCGGCGCGTTCCACGAGGTGTCACTCCGCTTCGCGGGTGTCGCGCCCGCGACCGAGAGCACGTACGGCGCGGCCCACGCGACCTTCCGAGGCTACACGCTGCTCCCCGGGAAGGTCATCCTCGCCGGACGGGTCGTCGTCGACGCCATCTTCGGCGATGCGCCCGTGTTCGATCTGAGCCAGTACGGCTCGTTCACCCCGTCGAGCGCGATCGGCGGGGAGGATGGCGTCCGGGGCGTCCCTGCGGCGCTCTTCTACGGTCGCCTCAAGGCCTTCGGGAACGTCGAGGTCCGGAGGATGCTCTTCGGTGCGCGCCCCTTCGGGACGTCGCTCGAGGTCGGTGTGGACGCGTTCTTCGACGCGGGCCGAGTTTGGCAGAGTTACACCTTCGACGACCGACGTGACGGACGGACGCTCGGCCTCAAGGTCGGAGTGGGCGGCGGGCTCCTCGTGCTCTGGGGCCAGGCGGCGCTCTTCCGCGCCGAGATCGCCTATTCACCGGACGCCAACATCGCGAACCCAGGGTTTCCTGCGGCGATCTACGTCGCCGACGACGTCATCTTCTAGCCGTCCGTGATGTCGCGTCGTCGTCCGCGTCCGTGGAGCCTCCCCCTTCGTAAGCACTTCGAGGATCGTGTCCTCGGCGAACCGGCGACGCAGGATCGCAACGAAGGCACGCCGATTCGGCCGCGGCACGACGGGAGCGAACCAACGATCCGTTTGGGACTAGCAGCCTGTTGATTTTCGGACCGAGGCCGTTCGACTTCCGCGCCCGAGCCGCCGAGGCGCGACCCGAGGAGCGCCCGGAGCCTACTTTTGTACTTTTGTAGGTGAGGACGACCCTTGGAAGTCCCCGACGGGGGACGCCCCGCAGGATCGCAACGTAGGCGGTCGGGATGCGGCGGCGAGCGGCCGACGGGAGAAAATCAACGGGCTGCTAGCGTGCACCCGAGGCGTCCGGCCGCCGAAGGTCGAGGGTGAAAGGAAAGTCCTCGTTTTCCTCGGCGGGACCGACCTCGACGGTGCCGGTGGTGTGGCCGATGCGCTCGAACCTCCCGAGCCTTCGGCCTTCGGCCTCGAGCGCGTTCACGGGGCGAACGTCGTAGCTGCGGCCGCCCGGGTGCGAAACATGCATCTTGCACCCACCGAGGCTCCGCCGGGTCCAGGTGTCGACGAGATCGAAGGTGAGCGGCGTATGTACGCCGATGTAGGGATGGAGGCACCGCGGAGGCTGCCACGCGCGGTACCGGACCCCTCCCGCCACGTCGCCCTCGCCGGAGCGGGCGACCGGGTGCATCGGGACCCTTCGACCGTTGCAGGTGAGCACGAAGCGCTCGGGGGTGAGGCCGCGCACACGGACCTCGAGCCGCTCGACCGACGAGTCGACGTAGCGCGCGGTGCCCCCGGAGGTGACGTCCTCCCCCATGACGTGCCACGGCTCGAGCGCCGACCGAAGGGTCACGTGCACCCCCTCCACGGTGAGCTCGCCGATCGTGGGGAATCGAAACTCGAAGTGGGGCAAAAACCACGCGGGCTCGAAGGCGAAGCCCGAAGCTCCGAGGTCGTCGAGCACCGTGAGGAAGTCGTCCCAGACGAACGACGGGAGCATGAACCGGTCGTGCAGCGCCGTGCGAAACCGGACGAGCCTGCGTGACCCCTCGGGTCGCTCCCAGAGGCGCGCCACGAGCGCGCGAAGGAGGAGCTGCTGCGCGAGGCACATGCGCGCGTGCGGCGGCATCTCGAAGCCGCGCATCTCGACGAGCCCGAGCCTGCCGGCGGCCCCGTCGGGCGAATAGAGCTTGTCGATGCAGATCTCGGCGCGGTGGGTGTTCCCCGTGACGTCGATCAGGAGATCGCGAAAGAGCCTATCGGTGAGCCAAGGGGGAATTCCCTCTTTTGCCTCTTCGAGCTTTCGTGTCACCTCGGCGAAGGCGATCTCCATCTCGTAGAGGGCGTCGTTCCGGGCCTCGTCGATGCGTGGAGCCTGGGAGGTGGGGCCGATGAAGAGCCCCGAGAAGAGATACGAGAGCGACGGGTGTCGCTGGAAATACGCGATGAGGCTCCGGAGGAGGTCGGGCCTGCGGAGGAAGGGCGAGTCGCTCGTGGTCCTCGCGCCGAGGACGAGGTGGTGCCCTCCGCCCGTGCCGGCGTGGCGGCCGTCGACCATGAATTTCTCGGCGCCGAGGCGGGACGTCCGGGCGGCTTCGTAGAGGTGCTCGGTCTGCGCGACGAGCTCTCGCCACGACGCCGTCGGCTGCACGTTCACCTCGATGACCCCGGGGTCCGGCGTCACCGAGAGGCTCGAGAGGCGTGGATCACGCGGCGGCGTGTACCCCTCGACGAGCACGGGCACGCCGATCTTCGCGGCGGCGGCCTCGACCGCGGCCACCACGACGAGGTAGTCGTCGAGGGTCTCGAGCGGCGGCATGAACACGTAGAGCACGCCCGCGCGAGCCTCGGCGCACATGGCGGTCCTCACGACCTCCTTGCCCGAGTCTCCCACGGCGGGCGGCTTCGTCGACGCGCGGCGCGATTTGCGGCGCG includes these proteins:
- a CDS encoding BamA/TamA family outer membrane protein, which translates into the protein MHSLRGAITRWALSVGLVLAPGAARAAMATGSPEVDGGSADPPSPEASADAGPRSAIPSAVVLGATSSAEAVGPAAAPPEPRDLATRPTSSGGGSDDRKTEWAALPVLGGGSDIGVLFGATAVITGVGGETKPYRWQLDVIASTSVKSGPRGAELVQQGWGGRLDVPRIFGTRYRYTFGAFYSRTVNELYFGVGNQAAPDPSTVTSATLGLGQYVNEEVRIRNVLRFPLVAEAVASNRANETWTGQVGLQLRALHAQPYAGSFLANDLAARTSSGERVIQGEGLQGVLVPSLGVLYDTRDREVLTRTGAFHEVSLRFAGVAPATESTYGAAHATFRGYTLLPGKVILAGRVVVDAIFGDAPVFDLSQYGSFTPSSAIGGEDGVRGVPAALFYGRLKAFGNVEVRRMLFGARPFGTSLEVGVDAFFDAGRVWQSYTFDDRRDGRTLGLKVGVGGGLLVLWGQAALFRAEIAYSPDANIANPGFPAAIYVADDVIF
- a CDS encoding sterol desaturase family protein, with translation MNHAFGIDWAFWSPIVIGVWALLMVALERAFPYDRRQKLFREGFVLDMFLYTFAQSYVLGLVIAKIIEGLDRLGGGRLHAVSGWPLWAQVGFFFVTHDLYIYLFHRLQHRNRWLWRTHEAHHSGHDVDWLSGSRSHPLEILVNQTVEYAPIVLLGAHPEVALVKGVLDATWGMFIHSNIDVRLGVLQYVINGPEMHRWHHSSDEGLGPENKGVNFATKIAVWDWLFGTGYLPAGKKPETYGIYGNPDFPKGYLGQIVHAFRPFPRPKDVAQEAAE